The Dethiosulfovibrio peptidovorans DSM 11002 nucleotide sequence AGGAGTCCATAGCCAGAGAGCAGAAGGCCATAGTAAGCGCTAGATCCCAGCTGGACGAGGCGGGAAAGGACCTTCGATTGGCCCAGAGTGAGCTGGATAAAGCCAAAGGTACAGAGGAGGAGAACAAAAAGCTCTGGGCCTTTCAAAAAGCGCAGGTGAACGAGGAACTCTGGAAGGTGACCCTGGCCTATCTGGAGAGAAACCTCGAGAATCTTCGTCTTCAGAGGGATGCCGCAAGACTTCGTCTGGGTCAGGCCGAGGACGTCAAGAAATATATCTACTCTAACGTCTCTTTCGACGAGGGGGACATGAAGGCCGGCCTGGCCAGATACGAGGAGGGTCTCAAGGCCCTTCAGAAAAAGGTGGAGGTCTTGGGAAAAGACATACCCAAGGCCGAGGACGCCTATGCGGAAGCTCACGCCAAACTCAGCGCCGCCACCGGCGATAAGGCGGTGAAAGAGGCTCAGAGAGTGTTCTCCATGGCGGAGATAGAGAGAGAGTATCTGCATCTAACCATGGAGCAGGCCCAGGAGATGGTTGGCTTTCTCAACGAGATGAAAGACATATGGATGGACCGATACGATCTTTTAAAGCCCGGTGGGGCAAGTGCCGATATCTTGCTAAAGCAAAGGGACGAGGTCGAGCAAAGGATCGGCCGTTTCGAGGATGTCCTCATCTCGCAGCAGAAGTATCAGGCCGCCCTTCACGCCAGGTCGATAGCCCTGAGCGGAGAGCTTGATCAGGCGAAGGACAAGGTTGTTGTAGCTTCACTAAAGAGAAGGTCCAAGATTCTGGACGACATAATGTCCCAAAACATGAATTACATGGTGTCCCTTATAACATTGGATACCATGAACAAGAGGCTGCTGGAGGAGATCAAGAGCCACATAAAGGAGGTCGCCATAACGGAGAAGGTATCCTCCATGTGGCGTGCCAGAACGGCCGAGATATTGAACACCGAGCTATGGCATATGGGGGGGTATGCCGTCAGGCTGAGGGAGTTCGTGATAGCTCTGGTGGTGTTGTCCTTCGGTCTAATGGCCAGCAGAAGGATAGCCAAGTTCATCCGTAAGTGGCTCTTGATCCACTCTAAGAGAGTCGACGTTACCGGGGTTCATGCCATAGAACGGCTTATCTACTACTTCCTGATATGTGGAAGCTTTCTCATAGCCCTCAAGGTCGTCAACGTGCCTCTCACCGCCTTCGCGTTTCTAGGTGGTGCCGTAGCCATCGGTATCGGTTTTGGAGCCCAGAACCTATTCAACAATCTGATCAGCGGCTTTATACTCATGGTACAACAGCCGTTCAAGATCAACGATATAGTCCAGGTGGACGATATCACCGCTACTGTGTTGGAGATCGACTCCCGTTCCACCAAGATCAGGACCTTCGATAACTACGACGTTCTGGTTCCGAACAGCTATTTTCTGGATAACCGCATAACCAATTGGACCCTGTCGGACAAGATCATAAGGGGGAAGCTGGAGATCGGAGTGGCCTACGGTACTCCCGCCAGAAAGGTTGAGGAGATCCTATTGGGACTGGCCAGGGATCATCAGACTGTGCTTCCCGATCCGAAGCCCTTCGTTCTTTTTTCGGAATACGCAGACAGTTCGATGAACTTCGTACTGTATTTCTGGGTCAACGTCAAGAACGGTTTCCCGACCGGCGTGGCCAGCGATATGCGTTACAGGATCCAGGAGATATTCGAGAAGGAGGGAATAGAGATACCGTTCCCTCAGGTGGATGTCCATATGGAAAAATCGGGTGTAGGAGCTCCAGATCCGGTTTGACTCTCGTAGTTTTTTAACTAGCGGATCGGCAGCCCTCAAGCTGAGGTCGTCGATCCGCTTTTTTATCTCTCGTCTTGCGACGCCATCTCGGAGAGAGCTACGATCTTATCCGAGGCATCCTCGAGCTGGGGGAGAACGGTGCACAATGCCCTTATGAGCTGGACGTTGCCGCCTGATCCGATCAATTCGGTTATCCGGTCCATCGATTCCTGTAGCTTCTCGAGAGATCCTTTCAATAGGGTTTCCGTTTTCTTGTCCATTTTCTCTATCTCTACGTCGCTGTCCTCCACGACCCTCCACAGTCTCCCCATCTTTATTCCGTCTATATATCCTTCCCTGAGCCATTTTCTAATGGTCGCCGGAGTCACCCCTCTGGTTGTCGCGGCCTCCTCCGATGTAATGTATCTTTTCTTAATCATCCTTGATGTTCTCCTCTTTCTGCTTGCGTGTTTTGTGTTGCGGATACGTCTCTTTATGGTCTTGTGTGTTGTCCTATTCGGCTATTGGTGTTATTTTATATGTCTCGAATCTTTTTGTCGATGGAAAGGAGTGAGTGTCCCATATCGTTATCGATGTTTTTAAAGTACTATCACGTAAAGCTTCTAGAGGCTCTTCTTCAACATCTCCTCATAGTCGGAATAAGCGTTCCCATAGCGATCTGCATCAGTCTTCCCCTGGGGATATGGATATCCTCTCGTCCCAGAATAGCCCGTTTGGTCATATACGGTTCCAGTATCTTGATGACCATACCCAGCTTGGCCCTTTTCGGAATAATGGTGGCCCTTTTGGCCTCCATCAAGATGGGGCTTGGAGTTGTCCCGGCAGTCTTGGCTATATCCATCTATTCCCTTCTTCCCATAACGAGGAACACCTATACCGCCTTGAACGGAGTGTCTCCGGCGATCATCGAGGCCGCCACGGGAATCGGTCTTTCAAGGATGCAGGTTCTCTGGAAGGTCCGCATACCTCTGGCTCTGCCGGTTATAATGGCCGGGGTCCGTCTCGCCGTAGTCATGGGGATCAGCGTGGCCGCCTTTGCCTCTCTGGTGGGAGCTGGCGGATTGGGTGGTTTCATCTTTTCTGGGATAGCCCGGTCGAACATAATGATGGTGGGAGCTGGTGCTCTGTCGGTGGCTCTCTTGGGGATATTGGCCAACTGGCTTTTGCTGCGTTTCGAGACGATCGTAACCCCTAAGGGATTATCGCCAGAAGATTAGGAGCTGAAATAGTTGATAGATCTCATAGACGTAACCAAAAAATTTGACGATCAGGTCGCGGTAGACTCCCTGAACGTCTCGATAGAGAAGGGCAAGATCACCATGCTCATAGGTCCTTCCGGATGCGGGAAGACGACGACCCTTAAGATGATCAACCGTCTGGTAGAGCCGTCGGGAGGAAGGATCATGATAGGTGGAGAGGACGTCACCGATATGAACCCAGTGGACCTGAGGAGGTCCATAGGGTACGTCATACAGCATGTCGGCCTTTTTCCTCATTACACGGTGTTCGACAACGTCGCCACCGTTCCCAGGCTTCTGGGGTGGAAGGAAGAAAAAATTTCCAAGCGGGTCTACGAACTGCTAGATCTTGTGACCTTGGACGGAAGCTACGCCGAAAAGTATCCTCTTCAGCTCTCCGGAGGAGAGCAACAGAGGGTAGGCCTGGCCAGAGCTTTAGGGGCGGACCCTGAGGTACTTTTGATGGACGAGCCCTTTGGAGCGATAGACCCGATAAACAGGACCACCATTCAGGACTCTTTCCTGGAGGTCCAGGAGGAGATAGGAAAGACCATAGTCTTCGTTACCCACGATA carries:
- a CDS encoding ABC transporter ATP-binding protein — encoded protein: MIDLIDVTKKFDDQVAVDSLNVSIEKGKITMLIGPSGCGKTTTLKMINRLVEPSGGRIMIGGEDVTDMNPVDLRRSIGYVIQHVGLFPHYTVFDNVATVPRLLGWKEEKISKRVYELLDLVTLDGSYAEKYPLQLSGGEQQRVGLARALGADPEVLLMDEPFGAIDPINRTTIQDSFLEVQEEIGKTIVFVTHDINEAIKMGDSVVVMKDGAVVQHDSVSEILDNPSDEFVENLLGHDRTLKALSLRRAKEFVTDRGYFSIVREDTVSQTREALMKRLEGEVINTAYLIDDGGILLGRYVLDKGNKKGRVSIDYEENCARVERNTSVTDSLSRMLEVGARQLPVVDRIGKLLGVIHLSDVFSQVEGDRR
- a CDS encoding mechanosensitive ion channel domain-containing protein, whose protein sequence is MRKTFLIFVLLLSFTVFPEVSDGNALTAVVKEGAIGETQGDPASGDSSSGDIYDVAKNENRIAELDRSIGTWASVPVAESAARYGVSEADVEDRITVLSSLQNFYKRLNGAVEKTVGFREDLKKRESEKGQARLSLKEEPPYKLSFYDEYLANADDLSSKLETLEESIAREQKAIVSARSQLDEAGKDLRLAQSELDKAKGTEEENKKLWAFQKAQVNEELWKVTLAYLERNLENLRLQRDAARLRLGQAEDVKKYIYSNVSFDEGDMKAGLARYEEGLKALQKKVEVLGKDIPKAEDAYAEAHAKLSAATGDKAVKEAQRVFSMAEIEREYLHLTMEQAQEMVGFLNEMKDIWMDRYDLLKPGGASADILLKQRDEVEQRIGRFEDVLISQQKYQAALHARSIALSGELDQAKDKVVVASLKRRSKILDDIMSQNMNYMVSLITLDTMNKRLLEEIKSHIKEVAITEKVSSMWRARTAEILNTELWHMGGYAVRLREFVIALVVLSFGLMASRRIAKFIRKWLLIHSKRVDVTGVHAIERLIYYFLICGSFLIALKVVNVPLTAFAFLGGAVAIGIGFGAQNLFNNLISGFILMVQQPFKINDIVQVDDITATVLEIDSRSTKIRTFDNYDVLVPNSYFLDNRITNWTLSDKIIRGKLEIGVAYGTPARKVEEILLGLARDHQTVLPDPKPFVLFSEYADSSMNFVLYFWVNVKNGFPTGVASDMRYRIQEIFEKEGIEIPFPQVDVHMEKSGVGAPDPV
- a CDS encoding helix-turn-helix domain-containing protein, giving the protein MIKKRYITSEEAATTRGVTPATIRKWLREGYIDGIKMGRLWRVVEDSDVEIEKMDKKTETLLKGSLEKLQESMDRITELIGSGGNVQLIRALCTVLPQLEDASDKIVALSEMASQDER
- a CDS encoding ABC transporter permease codes for the protein MFLKYYHVKLLEALLQHLLIVGISVPIAICISLPLGIWISSRPRIARLVIYGSSILMTIPSLALFGIMVALLASIKMGLGVVPAVLAISIYSLLPITRNTYTALNGVSPAIIEAATGIGLSRMQVLWKVRIPLALPVIMAGVRLAVVMGISVAAFASLVGAGGLGGFIFSGIARSNIMMVGAGALSVALLGILANWLLLRFETIVTPKGLSPED